From the Brassica napus cultivar Da-Ae chromosome A8, Da-Ae, whole genome shotgun sequence genome, one window contains:
- the LOC106375402 gene encoding dirigent protein 20-like → MTKLILFLAVQISLLIAISSAGDDGEHFARTIDRKLLGLHKKEKLTHFKVYWHDILSGPNPSSIRIQPPVANSTTYFGGITMIDNALTSKVEMNSTLIGQAQGFYAGAAQKELGFFMAMNFAFKTGKYNGSTITILGRNTAMSEVREMPIIGGSGLFRFARGYVEARTKWLNFQNGDATVEYSCYVLHY, encoded by the coding sequence ATGACTAAGCTCATTTTATTCCTCGCCGTGCAAATCTCCCTCCTCATCGCCATTTCTTCCGCCGGAGATGACGGTGAACACTTTGCAAGAACCATAGACCGTAAACTTCTCGGTCTCCACAAGAAAGAGaaactaacacatttcaaagtGTATTGGCACGACATCTTAAGCGGTCCAAACCCAAGCTCCATCAGAATCCAGCCACCGGTTGCAAACTCTACCACCTACTTTGGAGGAATCACTATGATCGACAACGCCTTGACGTCCAAAGTTGAGATGAACTCAACATTAATAGGCCAGGCACAAGGGTTTTACGCCGGTGCGGCTCAAAAGGAGTTGGGTTTTTTCATGGCGATGAACTTTGCTTTCAAGACAGGGAAGTATAATGGAAGTACCATCACGATTCTTGGTAGGAACACGGCGATGTCCGAGGTGAGAGAGATGCCGATCATCGGAGGAAGTGGGCTTTTCCGGTTTGCTAGAGGCTACGTTGAGGCTCGAACAAAATGGCTTAATTTCCAGAACGGTGATGCTACTGTTGAGTACAGTTGTTATGTTTTGCATTATTGA